From the genome of Bacteroidota bacterium:
AACATTGGCATTCAGCTGCTTTGGATGACGGGCTATTTTGTTGTCACGTTGTTTTTTCCCCTTCCAGAGAGCATTCACACGATTTTCTATGTGCTCATTGCCTTCTATTTCTACGGTTTTTCGTTCATGGATTATGCCAGCGAACGCCGCAGACTGACTGTGAAGGAAAGCGTGAAGTTTACCCGGAAGCATTTTGTGGCGGCCTATACATTGGGTAGTGTTTACGGATGCCTGTTTTTCATTCCCAATTTTGGGTTTGCCCTGGAGCCTGGTGTTGTTTTGGCTCCAATTTTGGGCGTTGTTGCAGGCACAATCGCCGTTCACAGAATCGTGGACCTTCGCACAAATCCCTATGCCATACGCGCAGGAGCCGAGGTTGCTGAGCGAATGCATAGTGATACGAGCCCAATCGAGCGCCCCGTCGAAGACAACTAGTTGCTTTATGCCAGATAATTCGCATTCGCAATGATCCAAGGTTGACTTGAAACCGTAGGTATGCCGTTCCTGATCCCACAAGAAGGCATGAAAACACTTTTCCGCATCTCAATCTTCGCACTACTGCTTGGCCTGCAAGCAATGGTTGGGTTGAAAGCGCAAAGCGTCGGCAATACTTCGACCTTGCGTGGGACCGTGCTCGATGCACAGAGCCATGT
Proteins encoded in this window:
- a CDS encoding EI24 domain-containing protein, with the translated sequence MNVFKQFRIAFTAYWTALKLIFATTMWLSFAIPILLSLGLYYGGDMLTDNLRDYKFADLDKVDGSEYLLLGIQFILVYITKFMNKYLVLTLLSPLLAGLSVHVEFLLTGNRYPWNWEYYGKDVIRALVISFRNIGIQLLWMTGYFVVTLFFPLPESIHTIFYVLIAFYFYGFSFMDYASERRRLTVKESVKFTRKHFVAAYTLGSVYGCLFFIPNFGFALEPGVVLAPILGVVAGTIAVHRIVDLRTNPYAIRAGAEVAERMHSDTSPIERPVEDN